A single Suricata suricatta isolate VVHF042 chromosome 2, meerkat_22Aug2017_6uvM2_HiC, whole genome shotgun sequence DNA region contains:
- the ENO4 gene encoding enolase 4 isoform X2: MGEEGGGRSCGTTRELQKLKQQAMEYYRENDVPRRLEELLNSTFYLQPADVYGHLANCFSQLSKPPTICKVVGRNVLDGLGLPTLQVEIFCTIQNFPKNVCSVVISTHFEVLENASPELAEAEAVERAEAVGTAVQWVNRTITEELQGIAPSNQAEVDQVLRTLFENKVQEEKERRELEKALKDQTVSIPSLPPPPPPPPPPATKKGQKQGRKDTLLEKPILPPEPIEPILSGSMAIGAVSLAVAKASAMLGNSPLYLNLAFLKHPQDQPTKLTLPLLMVSLVSCGKSSPGKLNLMKEVICIPHPGLTAKQGVEMLLEIQKQINRTVEMPPLAKTETKKGHNGSKRNQQPITAKMSHLGCLTISYDTIEQPLLLIEGICANLGLDLGTNLHLAINCAAHELIDYSRGKYEVMTGTFKNADEMVDLYVDLINRFPSIIALIDPFRKEDSEQWDSLYTALGSRCYIIAGTASKSISKLLETGNLGTPKSSGLIIKHTNQTTMSDLVEITSLLDSKKHMAIFGSTEGESSDDSLVDLVSTKSTHFFPWMRKLKRPPCPGSRSSPQK; the protein is encoded by the exons ATGGGGGAAGAAGGCGGCGGCCGCAGCTGTGGGACCACTAGGGAGCTGCAGAAGCTGAAGCAGCAGGCGATGGAGTACTACCGGGAGAACGACGTCCCGCGCAGGCTGGAAGAGCTGCTCAACTCCACCTTCTACCTCCAGCCTGCCGACGTCTACGGGCACCTG GCAAACTGCTTCTCTCAGCTTTCCAAGCCTCCTACCATATGCAAAGTAGTGGGGAGAAACGTATTGGATGGACTGGGACTTCCAACCCTTCAAGTAGAAATATTCTGCACCATTCAGAATTTCCCCAAG AACGTATGTTCAGTGGTGATCTCCACACACTTTGAAGTCCTTGAGAACGCCTCGCCCGAGCTGGCCGAGGCGGAGGCGGTGGAACGGGCTGAGGCCGTGGGCACTGCCGTGCAGTGGGTCAACAGAACCATCACAGAGGAGCTTCAGGGCATTGCCCCCTCCAACCAGGCGGAGGTGGACCAGGTGCTCAG GACATTGTTTGAAAACAAAGtgcaagaagagaaggagagaagagagctggAAAAGGCCCTAAAAGACCAAACAGTGTCCATCCcttcactcccacccccaccaccgcCTCCTCCACCACCAGCGACAAAGAAGGGACAGAAGCAAG GGAGAAAGGATACTCTTCTAGAGAAGCCAATTTTGCCTCCAGAACCCATTGAACCTATACTCAGCGGCAGCATGGCCATCGGGGCTGTGTCACTAGCTGTGGCCAAAGCCAGTGCCATGCTGGGCAATAGCCCCCTCTACTTAAACCTTGCATTCCTGAAGCACCCGCAG GACCAGCCAACAAAGCTAACTCTGCCTTTGCTAATGGTATCTCTGGTCAGCTGTGGGAAGTCATCGCCTGGGAAGCTGAATTTAATGAAAGAAGTGATTTGTATACCCCATCCTGGATTAACCGCTAAACAA GGTGTCGAGATGCTCCTGGAAATTCAGAAACAGATTAACAGAACCGTGGAGATG CCCCCTCTTgcaaaaacagagacaaagaaagggcATAATGGAAGCAAAAGAAATCAA CAGCCCATCACCGCCAAGATGTCCCATCTTGGCTGTTTAACCATTAGTTACGACACCATAGAGCAGCCGCTGCTCCTAATCGAAGGCATCTGTGCAAACCTGGGGCTGGACCTGGGGACCAATCTGCATCTAGCCATCAACTGTGCCGCACACGAGCTCATAGACTAT AGTAGAGGGAAGTACGAAGTGATGACGGGAACATTCAAGAACGCAGACGAGATGGTGGACCTGTACGTGGATCTGATCAACCGGTTCCCTTCAATTATCGCCTTGATCGACCCTTTCAGGAAGGAG GACTCTGAACAGTGGGACAGCCTCTATACTGCGCTTGGTTCCAGATGTTACATAATTGCAGGAACTGCATCCAAAAGCATTTCTAAACTTCTAGAGACCGGCAACCTCGGCACCCCGAAATCCAGTGGGCTGATCATAAAACATACCAATCAAACGACGATGTCTGACTTGGTGGAAATCACCAGTCTTCTTGACA GTAAGAAGCACATGGCCATCTTTGGAAGCACAGAAGGAGAATCTTCGGATGACAGTCTTGTCGATCTC
- the ENO4 gene encoding enolase 4 isoform X1 — MGEEGGGRSCGTTRELQKLKQQAMEYYRENDVPRRLEELLNSTFYLQPADVYGHLANCFSQLSKPPTICKVVGRNVLDGLGLPTLQVEIFCTIQNFPKNVCSVVISTHFEVLENASPELAEAEAVERAEAVGTAVQWVNRTITEELQGIAPSNQAEVDQVLRTLFENKVQEEKERRELEKALKDQTVSIPSLPPPPPPPPPPATKKGQKQGRKDTLLEKPILPPEPIEPILSGSMAIGAVSLAVAKASAMLGNSPLYLNLAFLKHPQDQPTKLTLPLLMVSLVSCGKSSPGKLNLMKEVICIPHPGLTAKQGVEMLLEIQKQINRTVEMPPLAKTETKKGHNGSKRNQQPITAKMSHLGCLTISYDTIEQPLLLIEGICANLGLDLGTNLHLAINCAAHELIDYSRGKYEVMTGTFKNADEMVDLYVDLINRFPSIIALIDPFRKEDSEQWDSLYTALGSRCYIIAGTASKSISKLLETGNLGTPKSSGLIIKHTNQTTMSDLVEITSLLDSKKHMAIFGSTEGESSDDSLVDLAVGLGVRFIKLGGLSRGERVTKYNRLLTIEEELVQNGALGLNEEHTFFPLDEEAEKAAMSGEPLFPTEVMEKSARA; from the exons ATGGGGGAAGAAGGCGGCGGCCGCAGCTGTGGGACCACTAGGGAGCTGCAGAAGCTGAAGCAGCAGGCGATGGAGTACTACCGGGAGAACGACGTCCCGCGCAGGCTGGAAGAGCTGCTCAACTCCACCTTCTACCTCCAGCCTGCCGACGTCTACGGGCACCTG GCAAACTGCTTCTCTCAGCTTTCCAAGCCTCCTACCATATGCAAAGTAGTGGGGAGAAACGTATTGGATGGACTGGGACTTCCAACCCTTCAAGTAGAAATATTCTGCACCATTCAGAATTTCCCCAAG AACGTATGTTCAGTGGTGATCTCCACACACTTTGAAGTCCTTGAGAACGCCTCGCCCGAGCTGGCCGAGGCGGAGGCGGTGGAACGGGCTGAGGCCGTGGGCACTGCCGTGCAGTGGGTCAACAGAACCATCACAGAGGAGCTTCAGGGCATTGCCCCCTCCAACCAGGCGGAGGTGGACCAGGTGCTCAG GACATTGTTTGAAAACAAAGtgcaagaagagaaggagagaagagagctggAAAAGGCCCTAAAAGACCAAACAGTGTCCATCCcttcactcccacccccaccaccgcCTCCTCCACCACCAGCGACAAAGAAGGGACAGAAGCAAG GGAGAAAGGATACTCTTCTAGAGAAGCCAATTTTGCCTCCAGAACCCATTGAACCTATACTCAGCGGCAGCATGGCCATCGGGGCTGTGTCACTAGCTGTGGCCAAAGCCAGTGCCATGCTGGGCAATAGCCCCCTCTACTTAAACCTTGCATTCCTGAAGCACCCGCAG GACCAGCCAACAAAGCTAACTCTGCCTTTGCTAATGGTATCTCTGGTCAGCTGTGGGAAGTCATCGCCTGGGAAGCTGAATTTAATGAAAGAAGTGATTTGTATACCCCATCCTGGATTAACCGCTAAACAA GGTGTCGAGATGCTCCTGGAAATTCAGAAACAGATTAACAGAACCGTGGAGATG CCCCCTCTTgcaaaaacagagacaaagaaagggcATAATGGAAGCAAAAGAAATCAA CAGCCCATCACCGCCAAGATGTCCCATCTTGGCTGTTTAACCATTAGTTACGACACCATAGAGCAGCCGCTGCTCCTAATCGAAGGCATCTGTGCAAACCTGGGGCTGGACCTGGGGACCAATCTGCATCTAGCCATCAACTGTGCCGCACACGAGCTCATAGACTAT AGTAGAGGGAAGTACGAAGTGATGACGGGAACATTCAAGAACGCAGACGAGATGGTGGACCTGTACGTGGATCTGATCAACCGGTTCCCTTCAATTATCGCCTTGATCGACCCTTTCAGGAAGGAG GACTCTGAACAGTGGGACAGCCTCTATACTGCGCTTGGTTCCAGATGTTACATAATTGCAGGAACTGCATCCAAAAGCATTTCTAAACTTCTAGAGACCGGCAACCTCGGCACCCCGAAATCCAGTGGGCTGATCATAAAACATACCAATCAAACGACGATGTCTGACTTGGTGGAAATCACCAGTCTTCTTGACA GTAAGAAGCACATGGCCATCTTTGGAAGCACAGAAGGAGAATCTTCGGATGACAGTCTTGTCGATCTC GCTGTTGGACTCGGTGTCCGGTTTATCAAGTTGGGAGGTCTTTCCCGAGGCGAGCGGGTGACTAAGTACAACCGCCTGTTAACTATAGAGGAAGAACTTGTCCAGAACGGAGCACTGG